The nucleotide sequence GGGTTGCGTAGTCTGCATGGTAAAAGCCTGATGTTACTGGTGGTTATCTGGTTACTGATCCGGCTATTGATCTGGCAGCCTTGGTGGGCTGTGAACAAGGTATTGATATTGGCAATTTTGTTGCTGCAAGCTAGTTGGTGGCTGATTGTTATTAGTTGCTTTAGCCGCTTGTTAATACGTTCTGTCAATCAGAGAAACTATTTTATTATTCCATTGTTGGCCATTATTACTGGATTAAATCTATTATTTATTCACCTGTCTTACGGTGGTTTTTTTAACGAAGCTCTACATATCAGCAAAAGTGTTATTTTATTTTTTTGTGTGATAATCACTGTTATATCCGGCCGGGTTATTCCTATGTTTACCCGTAACGGCTGTCGTATGGCAGGAGTGGAAACCGATATTAAACCAACTCCTCGTCTTGATCAGGTGTTAGTGTTGTTATCGTTTATTGCAGCCAGTAGTTATTTATTCAGTGGTTGGATCAGAGAAATTTCCGACCTTGGCGTTGAATGGTTAGTGTTTCTGGTTGGTATTCTGCACATTTATCGGCAATCACATTGGCAGCCTTTGAAGACCATTTATATTCCGTTGTTGTGGTCGTTACACCTTTCGTACTGTTTTCTGGCTATGGGGCTAATAGCCGTTTTTATCAGTGAGGCATCACCTATCATCCGCAGTGGCGATGCCTTTCACCTGATAACCGTAGGCACTTTAGGTGGTATGATTTT is from Bacterioplanoides sp. SCSIO 12839 and encodes:
- a CDS encoding NnrS family protein, which produces MFPDFRLKPFHPDAPLWHLAFRPLFLLASIVSVLALVAWMGILNSWSPWQPVFSPVLWHIHEMIFGFALTIAAAFLLTAVQTWTGLRSLHGKSLMLLVVIWLLIRLLIWQPWWAVNKVLILAILLLQASWWLIVISCFSRLLIRSVNQRNYFIIPLLAIITGLNLLFIHLSYGGFFNEALHISKSVILFFCVIITVISGRVIPMFTRNGCRMAGVETDIKPTPRLDQVLVLLSFIAASSYLFSGWIREISDLGVEWLVFLVGILHIYRQSHWQPLKTIYIPLLWSLHLSYCFLAMGLIAVFISEASPIIRSGDAFHLITVGTLGGMILAMIARVSLGHTGRPLVASRLISIAFALIFIAALIRFLFPMFQLALWGWNLSVVCWGIAFSLFCYVYFPILTKDRV